In Halanaeroarchaeum sp. HSR-CO, one DNA window encodes the following:
- a CDS encoding TIGR01548 family HAD-type hydrolase → MQVDAVVLDVDGVLVDVADSYRRTIVESVETVYGETIPKAGVQAFKDAGGFNNDWTLTDAATLFVLARRAGLSLDLEEFTSAIADAGGGLDGAKTVVREELEAGAAERVLGQWDPDRLREVFQQFYLGSDRYEEIEGEPATMETRGYIDDEPVLVEAATIDVLTEAFPVAVLTGRPEAEALLALDRVGLDVPPDLRFTMDDWEAGKPHPRALVTLAERCDAQRVAFVGDTLDDVRTATNANEADPDRTYYGVGVLTGGLTGEAGRRKYEEAGADAVVDSVNDLPALLALD, encoded by the coding sequence ATGCAGGTCGATGCCGTCGTCCTCGACGTCGACGGGGTGCTCGTGGACGTCGCGGACTCCTATCGCCGGACCATCGTCGAGAGCGTCGAGACCGTCTACGGCGAGACCATCCCGAAGGCCGGGGTCCAGGCGTTCAAGGACGCCGGCGGCTTCAACAACGACTGGACGTTGACGGACGCCGCCACGCTCTTCGTGCTCGCCCGGCGAGCGGGACTCTCCCTCGACCTCGAGGAGTTCACCAGTGCCATCGCCGACGCCGGTGGCGGATTGGACGGGGCGAAGACCGTCGTCCGTGAGGAACTCGAAGCGGGGGCCGCCGAGCGCGTCCTCGGACAGTGGGACCCAGACCGCCTGCGCGAGGTCTTCCAGCAGTTCTACCTGGGAAGCGATCGATACGAGGAGATCGAAGGCGAACCGGCGACGATGGAAACGCGGGGCTACATCGACGACGAACCCGTCCTGGTCGAGGCGGCGACCATCGATGTGCTCACCGAGGCGTTCCCCGTCGCCGTCTTGACCGGTCGGCCCGAGGCGGAGGCGCTGCTGGCGCTCGACCGCGTCGGCCTCGACGTTCCCCCCGATTTGCGGTTCACGATGGACGACTGGGAGGCGGGAAAACCGCACCCGCGGGCGCTCGTTACCCTCGCAGAGCGGTGTGACGCCCAGCGAGTCGCGTTCGTCGGCGACACGCTGGACGACGTCCGGACGGCGACGAACGCGAACGAGGCCGACCCGGACCGGACCTACTACGGCGTGGGCGTGCTGACCGGCGGACTGACCGGCGAGGCCGGCCGTCGGAAGTACGAGGAGGCCGGCGCCGACGCCGTCGTCGACTCGGTGAACGATTTGCCGGCACTCCTGGCCCTGGACTGA
- a CDS encoding bifunctional nuclease family protein, giving the protein MNATIDAVRVAGTPDGPTPVVLLDVGDADDVLPIFIGFEEAVSIARGLDAADIGRPLTHDLTLDIVEELGGRVDRIVVNEVRDGTFIADLHLNTPREDVVVDARPSDSLALAARTGARIEVAEAVFEDARRDRADFEDLEDIREVVGQ; this is encoded by the coding sequence ATGAACGCGACCATCGACGCCGTCCGGGTGGCGGGCACGCCGGACGGACCGACGCCGGTCGTCCTGCTCGACGTCGGGGACGCCGACGACGTGCTGCCGATTTTCATCGGATTCGAGGAGGCAGTGAGCATCGCCCGTGGCTTGGACGCCGCGGACATCGGTCGCCCCCTCACGCACGACCTGACCCTCGACATCGTCGAGGAACTCGGCGGGCGGGTCGACCGGATCGTCGTGAACGAAGTCCGTGATGGGACCTTTATCGCCGATCTTCATCTCAATACGCCACGCGAAGACGTGGTCGTCGACGCCCGACCGAGCGATTCGCTCGCACTCGCTGCGCGAACGGGCGCCCGCATCGAGGTCGCCGAGGCGGTCTTCGAGGACGCGCGTCGCGACAGAGCGGACTTCGAGGACCTGGAGGACATCAGGGAGGTCGTGGGGCAATGA
- a CDS encoding phosphoribosyl-ATP diphosphatase, with protein MSDILEELFAVIEERKETLPESSYTASLFDHEKGQNAVLEKLGEETTEVVLAAKDGERDELAHESADLVYHLLVLLSMHDMSLEDLLAELETRR; from the coding sequence ATGAGCGATATCCTCGAAGAACTATTCGCCGTGATCGAGGAGCGCAAGGAAACGCTTCCGGAGAGCTCCTACACCGCCTCGTTGTTCGACCACGAGAAGGGACAGAACGCCGTCCTGGAGAAACTGGGCGAGGAGACGACCGAGGTCGTGCTGGCCGCCAAAGACGGCGAGCGTGACGAACTCGCCCACGAATCCGCCGACCTGGTCTACCACCTGCTCGTCCTGCTCTCGATGCACGACATGAGCCTGGAGGACCTCCTCGCCGAGCTCGAAACCCGGCGATGA
- the npdG gene encoding NADPH-dependent F420 reductase, with protein sequence MRISLLGGTGDIGGGLALRWAYDTHHEVVIGSRDPERARTKAEEYETELASRDVDRKVTGFANEMAADRGDVVVLAVPPYHVADLVETVADVLEDTILVSPAVGMSRDEAGLHYNPPDVGSVTQLVEAVAPDDVPVVGAYHNLSADRLANLDLEIDLDTVLVGDDLDAKEQISQLTAGIDGLRPLDGGGLANAPEVEGITPLLVNLGAFNDDLHDVGVKFQ encoded by the coding sequence ATGCGAATCTCCCTGCTCGGCGGCACCGGCGACATCGGTGGCGGCCTCGCACTACGATGGGCGTACGACACTCACCACGAGGTCGTGATCGGATCCCGAGACCCCGAGCGCGCACGGACCAAGGCCGAAGAGTACGAGACCGAACTCGCCAGTCGCGACGTCGACCGGAAGGTGACCGGCTTCGCCAACGAGATGGCGGCCGACCGGGGCGACGTCGTCGTCCTGGCGGTCCCCCCGTACCACGTCGCCGACCTGGTCGAGACCGTCGCCGACGTCCTCGAGGACACCATCCTCGTCTCCCCCGCGGTGGGCATGTCACGGGACGAAGCGGGACTCCACTACAACCCGCCGGACGTGGGGAGTGTCACCCAGCTCGTCGAGGCCGTCGCGCCAGACGACGTCCCCGTCGTCGGGGCCTATCACAACCTCTCGGCCGACCGGTTGGCCAACCTCGACCTCGAGATCGACCTGGACACGGTACTCGTCGGGGACGACCTGGACGCCAAAGAACAGATATCCCAGCTGACCGCGGGCATCGACGGACTCCGTCCGCTGGACGGCGGTGGGCTGGCGAACGCGCCCGAGGTCGAGGGCATCACGCCACTGCTAGTCAACCTCGGAGCGTTCAACGACGACCTCCACGACGTGGGAGTAAAATTCCAGTAA
- the acs gene encoding acetate--CoA ligase: protein MTNHHTTGDGGSIESRLTEQEYFRPPPEFVGQANVTDSSIYDRFEENWPAAYEEFAELLDWAERWDQVLDDSNPPFYEWFTGGKLNASYQAVDRHLPERKDQTAILWEGEHGTTERIAYQDLYRRVNEMAAVFREVGVAEDDIVTMHMPMVPGLPISMLAAARIGAPHSEVFAGFSAQALADRIDDAGSDVVVTIDGYYRRGEFLDHKEKADKALELAESDPETVLLFTREDELHEDVSIDSDDPYVLVDEVLQDKQGVSVEPVARDAEDPLFLMYTSGTTGQPKGTQHRTGGYMAYVTATSKYVLDIEPADTYWCSADIGWITGHSYIVYGPLSLGTTTVMYEGAPDFPHKGRLWEMAEKYDVDIFHTSPTAVRMFMKWGEEIPRQYDFDFRHLTTVGEPIQPEAWLWYYEHIGGGDAVIVDTWWQTETGGHLITNLPALKDMKPGSAGFAVPGIEPAILDDQGNEIDPATGQAGNLVITKPWPGMLQTVYGNDERFIDEYWRAFSDTSSDDPEDWVYRAGDGAVHERDGYWRILGRLDDVMNVAGHRLGTMELESAVAEVSDVAEAAVAGRDDPEKGTVPDIYVTLREGVDPGEDVRDRVVGAIEAEIGTFARPANVWFVDELPKTRSGKIMRRLLEDISNDEQLGNTTTLRDPSVPEDIRRQVQD from the coding sequence ATGACAAACCACCATACGACGGGTGATGGCGGGTCCATCGAGTCCCGTCTCACCGAGCAGGAGTACTTCCGACCACCGCCGGAGTTCGTCGGGCAGGCGAACGTCACTGACTCGTCCATCTACGACCGGTTCGAGGAGAACTGGCCGGCGGCGTACGAGGAGTTCGCCGAGTTACTGGACTGGGCCGAACGCTGGGACCAGGTCCTCGACGACTCGAACCCGCCCTTCTACGAGTGGTTCACCGGTGGGAAACTGAACGCGTCGTACCAGGCGGTGGACCGTCATCTCCCGGAGCGAAAGGACCAGACGGCCATCCTCTGGGAGGGAGAACACGGCACCACCGAGCGCATCGCCTACCAGGACCTCTATCGACGGGTCAACGAAATGGCCGCCGTCTTCCGGGAGGTGGGGGTCGCCGAGGACGACATCGTCACGATGCACATGCCGATGGTGCCGGGCCTCCCCATCTCGATGCTGGCCGCGGCCCGCATCGGTGCACCGCACTCCGAGGTGTTCGCCGGCTTCTCCGCGCAGGCGCTCGCCGACCGCATCGACGACGCCGGATCGGACGTCGTCGTCACCATCGATGGCTACTACCGTCGCGGCGAGTTCCTCGACCACAAGGAGAAGGCCGACAAGGCGCTCGAACTCGCCGAGTCGGACCCCGAGACGGTCCTGTTGTTCACGCGCGAGGACGAACTCCACGAGGACGTCTCCATCGACAGCGACGACCCGTACGTCCTGGTCGACGAGGTCCTCCAGGACAAGCAGGGTGTCTCGGTCGAACCGGTCGCTCGTGACGCCGAGGACCCGCTATTTTTGATGTACACGTCCGGGACGACGGGACAGCCGAAGGGAACCCAGCATCGGACCGGGGGGTACATGGCCTACGTCACGGCCACCTCGAAGTACGTCCTCGACATCGAACCGGCGGACACCTACTGGTGTTCGGCCGACATCGGGTGGATCACGGGCCACTCCTACATCGTCTACGGGCCGCTCTCGCTCGGCACGACGACCGTGATGTACGAAGGGGCGCCGGACTTCCCGCACAAGGGTCGTCTCTGGGAGATGGCCGAGAAGTACGACGTCGACATCTTCCACACCTCGCCGACCGCCGTGCGGATGTTCATGAAGTGGGGCGAGGAGATCCCCCGGCAGTACGACTTCGACTTCCGCCATCTGACCACCGTCGGCGAGCCGATCCAGCCGGAGGCCTGGCTCTGGTACTACGAACACATCGGCGGGGGCGACGCGGTCATCGTCGACACCTGGTGGCAGACCGAGACCGGTGGTCATCTCATCACCAACCTCCCGGCGTTGAAAGACATGAAACCCGGTAGTGCGGGGTTCGCGGTACCGGGTATCGAACCGGCCATCCTCGACGACCAGGGCAACGAGATCGACCCGGCGACCGGACAGGCCGGCAATCTCGTCATCACGAAGCCCTGGCCCGGGATGCTCCAGACGGTCTACGGGAACGACGAGCGGTTCATCGACGAGTACTGGCGTGCCTTCTCCGATACGTCCAGTGACGACCCCGAGGACTGGGTCTACAGGGCTGGCGACGGTGCCGTCCACGAGCGCGATGGCTACTGGCGGATCCTCGGGCGCCTCGACGACGTGATGAACGTCGCCGGACACCGCCTGGGGACGATGGAACTGGAGAGCGCCGTCGCCGAGGTGAGCGACGTGGCGGAGGCGGCCGTCGCCGGCCGCGACGACCCGGAGAAGGGGACCGTTCCGGACATCTACGTGACGCTCCGCGAAGGCGTCGACCCTGGCGAGGACGTCCGGGATCGCGTCGTCGGTGCCATCGAAGCAGAGATCGGGACGTTCGCTCGTCCGGCCAACGTCTGGTTCGTCGACGAACTACCCAAGACCCGCTCGGGGAAGATCATGCGTCGCCTCCTGGAGGACATCTCGAACGACGAACAGCTCGGGAACACGACCACGCTGCGCGACCCGAGCGTCCCCGAGGATATCCGCCGACAGGTCCAGGACTGA
- a CDS encoding archaemetzincin family Zn-dependent metalloprotease: MRIDIVPVGDVAPRVKREASTAIRSVYEGDVTVVDAQPVPESAYDAGRDQYLAEEFIEVASSAGRGEKSVAITPKDLYYRRRNYVFGLAYLDGRSCVVSTYRLQTSSDGGFSDRSASDVFADRVRKEVVHEVGHTLGLEHCDNNRCAMNFSPTVREVDRKEQHLCGTCQRRVF, translated from the coding sequence ATGCGGATCGACATCGTCCCCGTCGGGGACGTCGCACCTCGCGTCAAGCGGGAGGCGTCGACGGCCATTCGCTCCGTCTACGAGGGTGACGTGACGGTCGTGGATGCCCAGCCGGTCCCCGAATCGGCGTACGACGCCGGGCGCGACCAGTACCTCGCAGAGGAGTTCATCGAAGTGGCCTCCTCGGCGGGACGGGGGGAGAAATCCGTCGCCATCACGCCGAAGGATCTCTACTACCGTCGCCGCAACTACGTCTTCGGGCTCGCCTACCTCGACGGTCGCAGCTGTGTCGTCTCGACGTATCGGTTGCAGACGTCCTCCGACGGTGGTTTCTCCGACCGCTCGGCGAGCGACGTCTTCGCGGACCGCGTCCGCAAGGAGGTCGTCCACGAGGTGGGCCACACCCTGGGCCTCGAACACTGCGATAACAACCGCTGTGCGATGAACTTCTCGCCGACCGTGCGGGAGGTCGACCGCAAAGAACAGCACCTGTGTGGCACCTGCCAGCGCCGCGTCTTCTGA
- a CDS encoding TIGR00341 family protein, with protein MRLLQVTIPTGKRETVLRVLEDYEIDYVVTEETSHRGYTAIVYFPLPSAAVQDVLDDLQDAGLSDEAYTVVMAAETVVSRKFDKLQKRYEEDEDNGEQVAREELRATAEDLVRSVPTYVILTVVSAVIATVGLLLDSPAVVVGSMVIAPLIGPAMSASVGTVVDDADLVDRGIKLQVLGLVLAVVAAALFALFIRVTSLVPPGLDPTTIGQVEARLAPDFLSLVVALGAGVAGAMSLTAGVSSALVGVMIAVALIPPAATMGIGIAYGLPVVALSSGVLTLVNVLSINLAALIVFWYAGYRPHNFLRREEAYSKTVKRVGVLVAAIAILSLFLGAVTYDSVSSAEIERQIHADIDAVLDEPAFEEVVLLDVSVRQTERVIFSEPERVTVTVGVPPGMDPPDLADRLDDRIDRSLEHDVTVEVRIVRTVVSQ; from the coding sequence GTGCGACTCCTCCAAGTCACGATCCCCACCGGCAAACGGGAGACGGTGTTACGGGTGCTGGAGGACTACGAGATCGACTACGTCGTCACCGAGGAGACGAGCCACCGCGGCTACACCGCCATCGTCTACTTCCCGCTTCCCTCGGCGGCCGTCCAGGACGTCCTCGACGACCTCCAGGACGCCGGGCTCTCCGACGAAGCGTACACGGTCGTCATGGCTGCCGAGACGGTCGTCTCCCGGAAATTCGACAAGTTACAGAAACGGTACGAGGAGGACGAAGACAACGGCGAGCAGGTCGCCCGCGAGGAGCTTCGAGCTACCGCCGAGGACCTCGTCCGGTCGGTGCCGACCTACGTCATCCTCACGGTGGTCAGTGCGGTCATCGCGACGGTGGGCCTCCTTCTCGACTCGCCGGCGGTCGTCGTCGGCTCGATGGTCATCGCGCCACTCATCGGCCCGGCAATGTCCGCCAGCGTCGGTACCGTCGTGGACGATGCAGACCTCGTCGACCGCGGCATCAAACTACAGGTGCTGGGCCTCGTGCTGGCTGTGGTCGCCGCCGCCCTCTTCGCCCTGTTCATCAGGGTCACCTCGCTGGTGCCGCCGGGCCTCGACCCCACCACCATCGGGCAGGTCGAGGCGCGTTTGGCCCCCGACTTCCTCTCGCTGGTCGTCGCCCTCGGTGCGGGTGTCGCGGGAGCGATGAGTCTAACCGCCGGCGTTTCCTCGGCGCTCGTCGGCGTCATGATCGCCGTGGCGTTGATCCCGCCGGCCGCGACGATGGGCATCGGCATCGCGTATGGGCTCCCGGTCGTCGCGCTCTCCTCGGGGGTCTTGACCCTCGTCAACGTCCTCTCCATCAATCTGGCGGCGCTGATCGTCTTCTGGTACGCTGGCTACCGGCCGCACAACTTCCTCCGCCGGGAGGAGGCGTATTCCAAGACGGTCAAACGAGTGGGGGTCCTCGTCGCCGCCATCGCCATCCTGTCGCTGTTTCTCGGTGCGGTCACCTACGACTCGGTCTCGAGTGCCGAAATCGAGCGCCAGATCCACGCCGACATCGACGCGGTGCTCGACGAACCAGCGTTCGAGGAGGTTGTGTTGCTCGACGTCTCGGTTCGCCAGACCGAGCGGGTCATCTTTAGCGAACCCGAGCGCGTAACTGTGACGGTCGGCGTTCCCCCGGGGATGGACCCGCCCGACCTCGCCGACCGACTCGACGACCGGATCGATCGCTCCCTCGAACACGACGTGACCGTCGAGGTCAGGATCGTCCGGACGGTCGTCTCGCAGTGA
- a CDS encoding DUF6517 family protein, with translation MTMLTRRAMLGGVAAGLTATAGCVGVLTGDEPLEFTAEPASVGESALESTGYELVTEESPSVNEEFTVAGQTREVSVTNHLRAYEKDVDFGPLGSIRAAMFAVFTTPQIEFAGRTVNPVGEMSNRELLRQLASRYDGMSVGESMSSTEVQTLGKTVTVDRYEATTTVQNQDVPIYLLLARFQHAGDFIVTVGGYPRRLTDEESNQYTLIESVQH, from the coding sequence ATGACAATGCTCACTCGACGGGCGATGCTCGGTGGCGTCGCCGCAGGGCTGACCGCGACCGCCGGCTGTGTCGGCGTCCTCACTGGCGACGAACCGCTGGAATTTACGGCTGAACCGGCATCCGTTGGGGAATCGGCACTCGAATCGACGGGCTACGAGCTGGTGACCGAGGAGTCGCCGTCGGTGAACGAGGAGTTCACCGTTGCGGGACAGACCCGGGAGGTTTCGGTCACCAACCATCTCAGAGCCTACGAGAAGGACGTCGACTTCGGGCCGCTGGGTTCGATACGAGCGGCGATGTTCGCGGTGTTCACCACCCCACAGATCGAGTTCGCGGGCCGGACCGTCAATCCCGTCGGCGAAATGTCGAACAGAGAACTCCTCCGGCAGCTGGCCTCCAGATACGACGGGATGTCTGTCGGCGAGAGTATGAGTTCGACGGAAGTACAGACGCTCGGAAAGACCGTCACCGTCGACCGCTACGAGGCGACGACGACCGTCCAGAACCAGGACGTTCCAATCTACCTCCTTCTCGCCCGCTTCCAGCACGCAGGAGATTTCATCGTCACGGTCGGTGGGTATCCGCGTAGACTCACGGACGAGGAGTCGAATCAGTATACGCTCATCGAGAGCGTCCAGCACTGA
- a CDS encoding preprotein translocase subunit Sec61beta, whose product MSSGQNSGGLMSSAGLVRYFDAENQNTIKIDPKTILGFGVFFGILVRLLTITV is encoded by the coding sequence ATGAGCTCCGGTCAGAACTCCGGTGGGCTGATGTCGAGTGCGGGCCTCGTCCGCTATTTCGACGCCGAGAACCAGAACACCATCAAGATCGACCCGAAGACGATCCTGGGTTTCGGCGTCTTCTTCGGCATCCTGGTGCGGCTGCTCACCATCACCGTGTAG
- the engB gene encoding GTP-binding protein EngB: protein MFETRPDREAEVVLVGRSNVGKSTLMRELTGHSFDAGRKPGVTREPNHYDWASEDFVITDLPGFGFMSGVPEERREQIKTDVVRYLERYAENILVGVIVLDGKSAVDIIDRHSGEDEIPHDVEFYYLLRDLDIPPVIAVNKMDKVDDRDERLNEIADRFGLLPPWTQWRDTIAPMTAKRGQITSLEAAVNDHLDAAKRDDLKKFFSD, encoded by the coding sequence ATGTTCGAGACGCGCCCGGACCGCGAGGCGGAGGTGGTCCTCGTCGGCAGGTCGAACGTCGGCAAGTCCACGCTCATGCGGGAGTTGACGGGCCACTCGTTCGACGCGGGTCGGAAACCAGGGGTGACCCGCGAGCCCAATCACTACGACTGGGCGAGCGAGGACTTCGTCATCACCGACCTCCCGGGCTTCGGGTTCATGTCGGGCGTTCCGGAGGAGCGCCGCGAGCAGATCAAGACCGACGTCGTCCGATACCTGGAGCGGTACGCCGAGAACATCCTCGTCGGCGTGATCGTTCTCGACGGGAAGAGCGCGGTGGACATCATCGATCGTCACTCCGGGGAGGACGAGATCCCCCACGACGTAGAGTTCTACTACCTGCTCAGGGACCTGGACATCCCGCCGGTGATCGCCGTCAACAAGATGGACAAGGTCGACGACCGCGACGAGCGCCTGAACGAGATCGCGGACCGCTTCGGCCTGCTCCCACCCTGGACCCAGTGGCGTGACACCATCGCTCCCATGACCGCCAAACGTGGCCAGATCACGTCCCTCGAGGCGGCCGTCAACGACCACCTCGACGCCGCGAAGCGGGACGACCTGAAGAAGTTCTTCTCGGACTGA
- a CDS encoding UPF0146 family protein produces the protein MEPADPPATVDVLADYERVVEVGIGNRTDVARDLAGRGVTVLATDVVQRDVPAGVTFVLDDVTAPDTEDYEDADAIYALRLPPELQRHVWRVARTVEADLLFTTLGGDPALVPAEPRSVAEGTLFVASHN, from the coding sequence GTGGAACCAGCAGACCCGCCAGCCACCGTCGACGTGCTCGCCGACTACGAGCGCGTCGTGGAGGTCGGCATCGGGAACCGAACCGACGTCGCCCGCGATCTCGCCGGGCGGGGTGTCACCGTCCTCGCGACCGACGTCGTCCAGCGGGACGTCCCCGCGGGGGTCACCTTCGTCCTCGACGACGTCACCGCACCCGACACTGAAGACTACGAGGACGCCGACGCCATCTACGCCCTGCGACTCCCCCCGGAACTCCAGCGACACGTCTGGCGGGTGGCGAGGACGGTCGAGGCGGACCTGCTGTTCACGACGCTGGGCGGGGACCCCGCGCTCGTCCCCGCCGAGCCGCGGTCCGTGGCCGAGGGCACGCTGTTCGTCGCGAGCCACAACTGA
- a CDS encoding NOG1 family protein, which produces MIFEGLPTTPTSEELLDKAFSRAARAGRAKHGVEAQESMLQTASNILSDNLENVVTAWPDFETVDPFYYELADAIVDVDALRQHLSQVSWASRKTHDLGREYMRKLPRGDTDHAIKIRKQGFARMGSVLNQVEDDLAVISEARDALKTLPDIRPDQPTIVVAGYPNVGKTAFVNALTNARNETAAYPFTTKGVRIGHVERDHVRYQLVDTPGLLDRPAEDRNDIESQAVSALTHLADVVLYVYDASETCGYELTDQQALHEELTARFDVPVLTVCNKADLSTAVDADLSMTIPEHADGEKTGDGIDAVLDALVEAIGYEPELPFDG; this is translated from the coding sequence ATGATATTCGAAGGCCTCCCGACGACCCCGACGTCGGAGGAACTCCTCGATAAGGCCTTCTCGCGAGCGGCCCGCGCCGGTCGTGCCAAACACGGCGTCGAGGCCCAGGAGTCGATGCTCCAGACCGCCTCGAACATCCTCTCGGACAACCTGGAGAACGTCGTGACCGCCTGGCCCGACTTCGAGACCGTCGACCCCTTTTATTACGAGCTCGCGGACGCCATCGTCGACGTCGACGCGTTGCGCCAGCACCTCTCCCAGGTGAGCTGGGCGAGCCGGAAGACCCACGACCTCGGCCGGGAGTACATGCGGAAGTTGCCCCGCGGCGACACCGACCACGCCATCAAGATTCGTAAACAGGGGTTCGCCCGGATGGGCTCGGTGCTGAACCAGGTCGAAGACGACCTGGCCGTCATCTCCGAGGCCCGCGACGCGCTCAAGACCCTCCCCGATATCCGCCCCGATCAGCCGACCATCGTGGTGGCCGGCTATCCAAACGTGGGGAAGACGGCGTTCGTCAACGCCCTCACGAACGCGCGCAACGAGACGGCCGCCTACCCGTTCACGACGAAGGGCGTCCGTATCGGCCACGTGGAACGCGACCACGTCCGATACCAGCTCGTCGACACGCCGGGGCTCCTCGACCGCCCCGCCGAGGACCGCAACGACATCGAATCGCAGGCGGTGAGTGCGCTCACCCACCTCGCAGACGTGGTGCTCTACGTCTACGACGCGAGTGAGACCTGCGGCTACGAACTGACCGATCAGCAGGCGCTCCACGAGGAACTCACGGCGCGATTCGACGTCCCCGTCCTGACCGTCTGCAACAAGGCCGACCTCTCGACGGCGGTGGACGCCGACCTGTCCATGACCATCCCCGAGCACGCGGACGGCGAGAAAACGGGCGACGGCATCGATGCCGTGCTCGACGCACTCGTCGAGGCCATCGGATACGAACCGGAACTGCCCTTCGACGGATAA
- the trxA gene encoding thioredoxin, whose protein sequence is MTDVTLMDFHADWCGPCKTQDPIIEELEEDYGDAVTFEYVDVDEEPDVANEYQVRSIPTIIVKNEEQLVDRFVGVTQRDTLEDALEKAGA, encoded by the coding sequence ATGACGGACGTTACCCTCATGGATTTCCACGCCGACTGGTGCGGCCCGTGTAAGACCCAGGATCCGATCATCGAGGAACTGGAGGAGGACTACGGAGACGCGGTGACCTTCGAGTACGTCGACGTCGACGAGGAACCCGACGTCGCCAACGAGTACCAGGTCCGCTCGATTCCGACGATCATCGTCAAGAACGAAGAGCAACTCGTCGACCGCTTCGTCGGTGTGACACAGCGCGATACGCTCGAGGACGCACTCGAGAAGGCCGGCGCCTGA